In Leptospira bouyouniensis, the following proteins share a genomic window:
- a CDS encoding LIC11113 family protein — MNWHVSLFSAVILILFSLANLFADKIPLDQSLLSLKDEIREWKHGKISSHFQQKIRKKSIYPIEDGNCKLELASKISSVTYYRLSCQESEEPSLIEFLSQKSKQIAKDKFRLRAVHRIGKKQYLEIQTGLSEAKTTESKEFKKNLDDTELDYPIKKEKSIGDERYQHQSKYKPIQNPNLFYFQSIAENPKRRKEVPSNLEVFFDTSCPLEYLEKDQSFYWDQTVSYVFRITCVKDSVYRLIRVPSVTSGELMVSNTIWRDPKPGERVLGKALLKKISETQIIWEKVILYYE, encoded by the coding sequence ATGAATTGGCATGTTTCTTTATTTTCAGCAGTGATTTTGATTCTATTTTCGTTGGCCAATCTATTTGCTGACAAAATTCCATTAGATCAGTCTCTATTATCCTTAAAAGATGAAATAAGAGAATGGAAACATGGGAAAATATCTTCACACTTCCAACAAAAAATACGCAAAAAATCTATTTATCCAATAGAAGATGGAAATTGCAAACTAGAACTCGCCTCAAAAATTTCATCCGTCACGTATTACCGTCTCAGTTGCCAAGAAAGTGAAGAACCGAGTCTCATTGAATTTTTGTCGCAAAAAAGTAAGCAAATTGCCAAGGATAAATTTCGTTTAAGGGCTGTTCATCGAATTGGTAAAAAACAGTACTTAGAAATTCAAACAGGACTCAGTGAAGCAAAAACCACAGAAAGTAAAGAATTCAAAAAAAATTTGGATGATACGGAATTAGATTACCCTATCAAAAAAGAAAAAAGTATTGGAGATGAAAGATACCAACATCAATCCAAATACAAACCTATTCAAAATCCAAATTTATTTTATTTTCAATCAATTGCTGAAAATCCAAAGAGAAGGAAAGAAGTTCCATCCAACTTGGAAGTTTTTTTTGATACTTCATGTCCATTGGAGTATTTAGAAAAAGACCAAAGTTTCTATTGGGACCAAACGGTTTCTTATGTTTTTCGCATAACATGCGTCAAAGATTCTGTGTATCGACTGATAAGGGTTCCTTCTGTTACATCAGGTGAGTTAATGGTTTCCAATACCATTTGGAGAGACCCAAAACCTGGGGAAAGAGTTTTAGGAAAAGCTCTCCTTAAAAAAATTTCAGAAACTCAAATAATTTGGGAGAAAGTAATTTTGTATTATGAATAA
- a CDS encoding sulfurtransferase: MNWNFLKTEIEPGDFLIDCRSQSAYEEETLEGAYYYPFIKKAFGSDPESQKKLYGPMASVIQEFQKSKKTRIIVFDEGMGMFSTRMVYLLRGMGIKDAYVLGQKWPVEGKKAKGELKIEPPIADKAKPIEGVVDKAFMERNLTKLQIFDARTMDEYEGRLPRLTAPEEGTLCGRLPGAFLWDWRNLYDGEANLIERSIFKKRLNGFPFMPERPTVIYDYNGARSCLLALMLREAGYIDVTTYQGSWFEWRKSNLPKQAVAVFGAKQGAAAGAPRVGGVDRKKV, from the coding sequence TTGAACTGGAACTTTCTTAAAACCGAAATAGAACCTGGTGACTTCCTCATCGATTGTCGTTCCCAATCAGCATATGAAGAAGAAACGTTAGAAGGTGCATACTACTATCCATTCATCAAAAAAGCATTCGGCTCTGACCCAGAATCCCAAAAAAAATTATATGGTCCTATGGCTTCTGTCATCCAAGAGTTTCAAAAATCCAAAAAAACTCGGATCATCGTATTTGATGAAGGAATGGGGATGTTTTCCACTCGGATGGTGTATTTACTCCGTGGGATGGGAATCAAAGATGCTTATGTCTTAGGTCAGAAATGGCCTGTCGAAGGGAAAAAAGCAAAAGGTGAACTCAAAATCGAACCTCCGATTGCAGACAAAGCAAAACCAATTGAAGGTGTTGTCGACAAAGCATTTATGGAACGTAATCTCACCAAACTCCAAATCTTTGATGCAAGGACCATGGACGAATACGAAGGCCGTCTTCCCCGCCTCACTGCTCCAGAAGAAGGAACTCTTTGCGGGCGTTTGCCTGGCGCATTCCTTTGGGACTGGAGGAATTTGTATGATGGTGAAGCCAATCTCATTGAACGTTCTATTTTCAAAAAACGCCTGAATGGTTTTCCTTTTATGCCTGAAAGACCCACTGTGATCTATGATTACAACGGTGCAAGATCTTGTTTATTGGCACTTATGTTACGAGAAGCAGGATACATTGACGTGACCACATACCAAGGTTCATGGTTTGAATGGAGAAAATCCAACTTACCAAAACAAGCGGTGGCCGTATTTGGTGCCAAACAAGGTGCAGCAGCAGGAGCTCCTCGAGTCGGCGGAGTCGATCGCAAGAAAGTCTAA